The following are from one region of the Novosphingobium humi genome:
- a CDS encoding GatB/YqeY domain-containing protein — MIRDSIKAAQVAAMKSGDKPRLAAVRLILAKLKDKDIELRTASSIPDDDVIVTDVLQKMVKQRRESIAMYEQGGRPELAAAEAAEVAVIEDFLPAQMGEDEVKAAIEAIKAEVGATSIKDMGKVVGALKARHGTQIDMGKASALVKAALA, encoded by the coding sequence ATGATCCGCGATTCGATCAAGGCCGCGCAGGTGGCCGCCATGAAATCGGGCGACAAGCCCCGTCTTGCCGCCGTCCGCCTCATTCTGGCCAAGCTGAAGGACAAGGATATCGAACTGCGCACCGCATCCAGCATCCCGGATGACGATGTGATCGTGACCGATGTGCTGCAAAAGATGGTGAAGCAGCGCCGCGAATCGATTGCCATGTATGAACAGGGCGGCCGCCCCGAATTGGCCGCCGCCGAGGCCGCCGAGGTTGCAGTGATCGAGGACTTCCTGCCCGCCCAGATGGGCGAGGATGAGGTCAAGGCCGCGATTGAGGCAATCAAGGCCGAAGTGGGCGCCACCAGCATCAAGGATATGGGCAAGGTTGTTGGCGCGTTGAAGGCCCGCCACGGCACCCAGATCGACATGGGCAAGGCCAGCGCGCTGGTAAAGGCCGCGCTCGCTTAA